One region of Streptomyces rishiriensis genomic DNA includes:
- a CDS encoding MerR family transcriptional regulator — translation MRLAELSERSGVSTATIKYYLREGLVPPGRRINATTAAYDEEHLRRLRLVRAMIQVGGLPVATVRAVLGHVDDDSLGRTIRLGAALWALPQVPEPDADDEYVRAARLEADELLRTLGWSNARQLTTISPAYRSLVVAVAALRRLGHDWDAELLVSYARLMHRAAVLDLDFVETRESEAERIETAVLGAILVEPMMQALHRLAQEEESARRYGFE, via the coding sequence ATGCGGCTGGCCGAACTGAGCGAACGCAGCGGTGTGTCCACCGCGACGATCAAGTACTACCTGCGCGAGGGGCTGGTGCCGCCCGGCCGCCGGATCAACGCCACGACCGCCGCCTACGACGAGGAGCATCTGCGCCGGCTGCGTCTGGTGCGGGCGATGATCCAGGTGGGCGGGCTGCCGGTGGCCACCGTCCGCGCGGTCCTCGGTCATGTCGACGACGACTCCCTGGGCCGCACGATCCGGCTCGGCGCGGCCCTGTGGGCGCTGCCGCAGGTCCCCGAGCCGGACGCGGACGACGAGTACGTGCGCGCCGCCCGCCTGGAAGCGGACGAACTGCTGCGCACCCTGGGCTGGTCGAACGCCCGGCAGTTGACGACCATCTCCCCCGCCTACCGCTCACTCGTGGTGGCGGTGGCCGCGCTGCGTCGGCTCGGCCACGACTGGGACGCCGAACTTCTCGTCTCCTACGCCCGGTTGATGCACCGGGCAGCCGTACTGGACCTGGATTTCGTGGAGACCCGGGAGTCGGAGGCGGAGCGGATCGAGACGGCGGTGCTGGGCGCGATCCTCGTCGAGCCGATGATGCAGGCGCTGCACCGGCTGGCGCAGGAGGAGGAGTCGGCGCGGCGGTACGGCTTCGAGTGA
- a CDS encoding HAD family hydrolase, which yields MSILAVVWDVDDTLFDYTTADREGMRSYLTAEGLLERFGTAELGLARWREVTEQQWARFSAGGITFEDQRRDRVRAFLGREMTDAEADAWLLRYHAHYEAAWALFPDVLPVLDALAASHRHAVLSNSSIYVQDHKLRVLGVHDRFEAILCAAELGVSKPDAGAFLAACEALSLAPHQVAYVGDHPEIDGQGAAEAGLLSVWIDRCGTATVELPSGRHRIVSLAELPSILGPDTRFGARSTFG from the coding sequence ATGAGCATCCTCGCCGTGGTCTGGGACGTGGACGACACCCTCTTCGACTACACGACCGCCGACCGCGAGGGCATGCGGTCGTACCTGACGGCCGAGGGGCTGCTCGAGAGGTTCGGCACCGCGGAGCTGGGACTCGCGCGGTGGCGGGAGGTCACCGAGCAGCAGTGGGCCCGGTTCTCGGCGGGCGGGATCACCTTCGAGGACCAGCGCCGGGACCGGGTACGGGCGTTCCTCGGCCGCGAGATGACCGACGCGGAGGCCGACGCGTGGCTCCTGCGCTACCACGCGCACTACGAGGCCGCCTGGGCGCTCTTCCCGGACGTCCTGCCCGTGCTGGACGCCCTCGCCGCCAGCCACCGCCACGCGGTGCTCTCCAACTCGAGCATCTATGTCCAGGACCACAAGCTGCGCGTGCTCGGCGTCCACGACCGCTTCGAGGCCATCCTGTGCGCCGCGGAACTGGGCGTCTCGAAGCCGGATGCCGGCGCCTTCCTCGCGGCCTGCGAGGCACTGTCGCTGGCCCCGCACCAGGTGGCCTACGTCGGCGACCATCCGGAGATCGACGGACAGGGCGCCGCCGAGGCCGGACTGCTCTCCGTGTGGATCGACCGCTGCGGTACGGCCACCGTCGAGCTCCCGTCCGGACGCCACCGGATCGTCTCGCTCGCCGAACTGCCCTCGATCCTCGGCCCCGATACCCGTTTTGGAGCCCGGTCCACCTTCGGGTAA